A genome region from Amblyraja radiata isolate CabotCenter1 chromosome 2, sAmbRad1.1.pri, whole genome shotgun sequence includes the following:
- the basp1 gene encoding brain acid soluble protein 1 — MGNTLMRRKKNYKLPSDKEAEKVAEGTTAEDGEAKKESQEEAKSVEGVTEGNASQDKDSPADKATTEAKEGDKETVNKEESQKPEAENSQASTEVKAEAPSAEPAAEKPSEPPQAAAAASSTENKPSAAAEPSNEAASTQPSETPVAPAPESKAEDKCSGKDEGEAKQTEASPAPASQEQSKNAQPQNLDSATSTSDASSKEAPAAAEAASSAPAGPAASDNATPADTTEGSSAVTDQTLAVQE; from the coding sequence ATGGGAAACACACTGATGAGGAGGAAGAAGAACTATAAACTGCCCAGTGACAAAGAGGCAGAGAAAGTGGCTGAAGGCACAACAGCAGAGGATGGAGAGGCCAAAAAGGAAAGCCAGGAAGAAGCCAAGTCCGTGGAGGGGGTCACGGAAGGAAATGCCTCACAGGACAAGGATAGCCCAGCTGATAAGGCCACGACTGAAGCCAAAGAGGGAGATAAGGAAACCGTGAACAAAGAGGAGAGCCAGAAGCCTGAAGCCGAAAATTCACAGGCGTCCACTGAAGTGAAAGCAGAGGCTCCGTCTGCAGAGCCTGCTGCGGAGAAGCCTTCGGAGCCACCCCAGGCAGCTGCTGCTGCCAGCTCCACTGAGAACAAGCCGTCGGCAGCGGCCGAGCCCAGTAACGAAGCGGCGTCCACTCAGCCGTCCGAAACCCCGGTGGCTCCTGCTCCCGAAAGTAAAGCGGAAGACAAGTGCTCCGGCAAGGATGAAGGGGAAGCCAAACAGACTGAGGCGTCGCCTGCCCCCGCCAGCCAAGAGCAAAGCAAAAATGCCCAGCCCCAGAACTTGGACTCTGCCACAAGCACCAGCGATGCCTCTTCCAAGGAGGCACCTGCAGCGGCAGAGGCTGCCAGTTCTGCCCCCGCTGGGCCTGCTGCCTCAGACAATGCCACCCCAGCAGACACCACAGAGGGATCTTCAGCTGTCACTGATCAAACATTAGCTGTGCAAGAATAA